Proteins encoded in a region of the Ptychodera flava strain L36383 chromosome 4, AS_Pfla_20210202, whole genome shotgun sequence genome:
- the LOC139131290 gene encoding neuralized-like protein 4 isoform X2, whose translation MGNELSQLQAEVLQQQRGSTIQLLQALQAMIDDDNEVSVNDVQVEHAWDPDDCSDNFSVLPDKVTARRGEQKNRTDLIRGKKAYVSGTHVFEIFWPRDERGSHAMIGMATQNAPVSCVGYSHLLGLTSDSWGWSLVDKRLVHDGWECGIYPSDRIDYEVPDTFHVILNADDGTLRFKADGEDLGIAFTDLPHQDPSKSLCISASATCGNGDVRMRYMGTTGGISQFSPTGEQIVSVPAPAGSSYYTFHPRCGDNVDVMHGGRVARRREPRENFNDGVVLTRQPLKNNVRFQVRLDTKISRWSGSLEIGFTSNNPAALQFPGTMTECTEGVTLMWSGSNILKNGDKVSEIEVDLDDCTIGDTVGIERKDDGSVHFFFNGKTLDKALRLKTNPDVAYGVVDIYGQAGSVTISETGEGVDSASANGRVKSEISGTDPNAIMFAMRETVELLAKGSEVDILIAVQKVCKTIMAPFDRTSDERLRQRFGDHLASLGGGHELTKLLQRLQRMGDRNPSEQTWLGITVLRNICWNYSDSSLKLCKQFGQSGLLELMLKDIDRFGPTKVTNEKRRDLVRSALGVLHNCAKATENKQVYLDIRVIERIAPFMKSKDLTLAMIAMLTLSYVIDDHKIGLLAADEKMIAHTLGVLQTTLDDPRLKGTLEDSVFSALEITTGLGNIAVNDTNKDLIVKLGGVPLLVDLLKKDRPDVQESAANAIWTLAQAEGHRGNITSIPGAISTLTSLCRSTNTAVKEAAERALIRIKSSSRGQQVLGGRPTSASRGHCSYRELCGRFKKSLELQEVFFEPKFDMCYCTSCHNDRGDKLYYARGQPAKDYGVPFGWCRFALKTPPKASALDVFKKWHVAFHGTRLESVKPILETGEFLMPGDVRMGGAKLSECDGHFSDDNKPQGFDTKQIFLSPSIRYSGCDVYAPTTNFTDKSTKKSHQARVVFQVCINPTSYKVGPQTIGVESEIDPKFSNQEIEWFTKERGSVIPYGLLVKIE comes from the exons ATGGGAAATGAACTGTCTCAACTACAGGCAGAAGTTCTGCAACAGCAGAGGGGTTCAACTATACAGTTGTTGCAGGCCCTGCAGGCAATGATTGATGACGACAACGAGGTGTCGGTCAATGACGTGCAAGTGGAGCACGCATGGGATCCTGATGACTGTTCCGACAACTTCTCTGTCCTTCCGGACAAGGTCACCGCCAGGCGAGGCGAGCAGAAGAATCGAACTGATCTGATCAGGGGAAAGAAGGCGTATGTCAGCGGGACTCACGTGTTTGAGATATTTTGGCCGAGAGATGAACGAGGCAGTCACGCTATGATAGGAATGGCGACCCAAAATGCGCCGGTGAGCTGCGTGGGATATTCACATCTGCTAGGATTAACATCTGACTCCTGGGGCTGGAGTCTGGTCGACAAGAGACTGGTACACGATGGATGGGAGTGTGGAATATATCCATCTGACCGAATCGACTATGAAGTCCCCGATACATTCCACGTCATTCTAAATGCCGATGACGGTACATTGAG ATTCAAGGCCGATGGCGAGGATCTTGGTATTGCTTTCACAGACTTACCACATCAAGACCCGAGTAAATCCCTTTGCATCAGTGCTAGCGCCACATGTGGTAATGGTGACGTAAGAATGAGATATATGGGTACTACAG GTGGCATCTCACAGTTTTCGCCGACCGGTGAACAGATCGTCTCAGTGCCGGCCCCTGCAGGTAGTAGTTATTACACATTCCACCCAAGATGCGGTGATAACGTTGACGTGATGCATGGTGGGCGGGTCGCGCGGAGGAGAGA ACCCAGAGAAAATTTTAACGATGGCGTAGTGCTGACGAGACAACCACTGAAGAACAACGTCCGTTTTCAAGTTAGGCTGGACACAAAGATATCACGATGGAGTGGCAGCCTAGAGATAGGCTTTACTTCAAACAATCCTGCAGCTTTACAGTTCCCTGGCACTATGACAGAGTGTACTGAAGGGGTGACGCTGATGTGGTCTGGCTCAAATATCCTCAAAAATGGCGACAAAGTGTCTGAAATTGAAGTAGACTTGGATGACTGCACG ATCGGGGATACAGTTGGGATCGAGAGAAAAGACGACGGTTCCGTTCATTTCTTCTTCAACGGCAAAACTCTCGATAAGGCATTGAGACTGAAAACCAACCCAGACGTGGCGTATGGTGTTGTAGATATCTATGGACAAGCGGGCAGTGTTACTATTTCTG AAACAGGTGAAGGCGTTGATTCAGCGTCGGCAAATGGCAGGGTAAAAAGTGAAATAAGTGGTACGGACCCGAATGCTATCATGTTCGCCATGAGAGAAACAGTGGAACTCTTGGCGAAAGGTAGTGAAGTTGACATTTTGATAGCCGTGCAGAAAGTGTGTAAAACTATAATGGCACCGTTCGACAGGACGAGTGATGAGAGACTGCGTCAGCGTTTTGGCGATCATTTAGCAAGTCTCGGAGGAGGCCACGAGCTTACAAAGTTGCTGCAACGTCTTCAACGAATGGGAGATAGAAACCCGAGTGAGCAGACTTGGCTTGGCATAACCGTATTGAGAAACATATGCTGGAATTACTCTGACAGTAGCCTGAAACTATGCAAGCAGTTCGGACAGTCAGGGCTTCTGGAGCTCATGCTGAAAGACATTGATAGGTTCGGACCAACAAAAGTGACAAATGAG AAGAGACGAGATCTCGTGAGGTCGGCACTTGGCGTGCTGCACAACTGCGCCAAGGCCACCGAGAACAAGCAAGTGTATCTTGATATACGCGTCATCGAAAGGATAGCTCCGTTTATGAAGTCAAAGGACTTAACATTGGCTATGATCGCAATGCTGACGCTGTCCTACGTTATTGACGACCACAAAATCGGTCTTTTGGCAGCAGATGAAAAGATGATCGCTCACACTCTTGGAGTGTTACAGACGACACTGGACGACCCAAGGCTAAAAGGCACTCTTGAAGATAGTGTATTTTCAGCACTTGAAATCACGACGGGACTGGGtaatattgcagtgaatgacACCAACAAAGATTTGATCGTGAAACTAGGTGGAGTACCGCTACTAGTTGACCTTTTGAAGAAGGATCGACCTGACGTGCAGGAGTCGGCAGCTAATGCCATATGGACTTTGGCACAAGCAGAAGGACACAGAGGAAATATAACTTCCATACCGGGTGCTATCTCAACATTGACGTCACTGTGCCGGAGTACAAATACGGCTGTGAAAGAAGCGGCGGAGAGAGCATTGATCAGAATTAAATCCAGCAGCCGAGGTCAACAAGTTCTTG gTGGCAGACCAACCTCTGCCTCAAGAGGACATTGCAGTTACAGAGAGCTATGCGGAAGATTCAAGAAATCATTGGAATTACAGG AGGTATTTTTCGAGCCGAAATTCGACATGTGCTACTGCACGAGCTGTCATAACGATAGAGGTGACAAGCTTTACTATGCTAGAGGACAACCCGCCAAAGATTACGGGGTTCCATTTGGATGGTGCCGTTTTGCTCTTAA GACACCTCCGAAAGCATCGGCATTAGATGTATTCAAAAAGTGGCATGTGGCTTTCCACGGCACCAGACTGGAATCGGTTAAACCAATTCTCGAAACCGGAGAGTTTTTGATGCCAG GTGATGTTCGCATGGGAGGGGCAAAACTCAGTGAGTGTGATGGCCACTTCTCGGACGATAACAAACCCCAAGGTTTCGACACCAAACAGATATTCCTTTCTCCCAGCATACGGTATTCTGGATGTGACGTGTATGCACCTACAACCAA
- the LOC139131290 gene encoding neuralized-like protein 4 isoform X1 codes for MGNELSQLQAEVLQQQRGSTIQLLQALQAMIDDDNEVSVNDVQVEHAWDPDDCSDNFSVLPDKVTARRGEQKNRTDLIRGKKAYVSGTHVFEIFWPRDERGSHAMIGMATQNAPVSCVGYSHLLGLTSDSWGWSLVDKRLVHDGWECGIYPSDRIDYEVPDTFHVILNADDGTLRFKADGEDLGIAFTDLPHQDPSKSLCISASATCGNGDVRMRYMGTTGGISQFSPTGEQIVSVPAPAGSSYYTFHPRCGDNVDVMHGGRVARRREPRENFNDGVVLTRQPLKNNVRFQVRLDTKISRWSGSLEIGFTSNNPAALQFPGTMTECTEGVTLMWSGSNILKNGDKVSEIEVDLDDCTIGDTVGIERKDDGSVHFFFNGKTLDKALRLKTNPDVAYGVVDIYGQAGSVTISETGEGVDSASANGRVKSEISGTDPNAIMFAMRETVELLAKGSEVDILIAVQKVCKTIMAPFDRTSDERLRQRFGDHLASLGGGHELTKLLQRLQRMGDRNPSEQTWLGITVLRNICWNYSDSSLKLCKQFGQSGLLELMLKDIDRFGPTKVTNEKRRDLVRSALGVLHNCAKATENKQVYLDIRVIERIAPFMKSKDLTLAMIAMLTLSYVIDDHKIGLLAADEKMIAHTLGVLQTTLDDPRLKGTLEDSVFSALEITTGLGNIAVNDTNKDLIVKLGGVPLLVDLLKKDRPDVQESAANAIWTLAQAEGHRGNITSIPGAISTLTSLCRSTNTAVKEAAERALIRIKSSSRGQQVLVGGRPTSASRGHCSYRELCGRFKKSLELQEVFFEPKFDMCYCTSCHNDRGDKLYYARGQPAKDYGVPFGWCRFALKTPPKASALDVFKKWHVAFHGTRLESVKPILETGEFLMPGDVRMGGAKLSECDGHFSDDNKPQGFDTKQIFLSPSIRYSGCDVYAPTTNFTDKSTKKSHQARVVFQVCINPTSYKVGPQTIGVESEIDPKFSNQEIEWFTKERGSVIPYGLLVKIE; via the exons ATGGGAAATGAACTGTCTCAACTACAGGCAGAAGTTCTGCAACAGCAGAGGGGTTCAACTATACAGTTGTTGCAGGCCCTGCAGGCAATGATTGATGACGACAACGAGGTGTCGGTCAATGACGTGCAAGTGGAGCACGCATGGGATCCTGATGACTGTTCCGACAACTTCTCTGTCCTTCCGGACAAGGTCACCGCCAGGCGAGGCGAGCAGAAGAATCGAACTGATCTGATCAGGGGAAAGAAGGCGTATGTCAGCGGGACTCACGTGTTTGAGATATTTTGGCCGAGAGATGAACGAGGCAGTCACGCTATGATAGGAATGGCGACCCAAAATGCGCCGGTGAGCTGCGTGGGATATTCACATCTGCTAGGATTAACATCTGACTCCTGGGGCTGGAGTCTGGTCGACAAGAGACTGGTACACGATGGATGGGAGTGTGGAATATATCCATCTGACCGAATCGACTATGAAGTCCCCGATACATTCCACGTCATTCTAAATGCCGATGACGGTACATTGAG ATTCAAGGCCGATGGCGAGGATCTTGGTATTGCTTTCACAGACTTACCACATCAAGACCCGAGTAAATCCCTTTGCATCAGTGCTAGCGCCACATGTGGTAATGGTGACGTAAGAATGAGATATATGGGTACTACAG GTGGCATCTCACAGTTTTCGCCGACCGGTGAACAGATCGTCTCAGTGCCGGCCCCTGCAGGTAGTAGTTATTACACATTCCACCCAAGATGCGGTGATAACGTTGACGTGATGCATGGTGGGCGGGTCGCGCGGAGGAGAGA ACCCAGAGAAAATTTTAACGATGGCGTAGTGCTGACGAGACAACCACTGAAGAACAACGTCCGTTTTCAAGTTAGGCTGGACACAAAGATATCACGATGGAGTGGCAGCCTAGAGATAGGCTTTACTTCAAACAATCCTGCAGCTTTACAGTTCCCTGGCACTATGACAGAGTGTACTGAAGGGGTGACGCTGATGTGGTCTGGCTCAAATATCCTCAAAAATGGCGACAAAGTGTCTGAAATTGAAGTAGACTTGGATGACTGCACG ATCGGGGATACAGTTGGGATCGAGAGAAAAGACGACGGTTCCGTTCATTTCTTCTTCAACGGCAAAACTCTCGATAAGGCATTGAGACTGAAAACCAACCCAGACGTGGCGTATGGTGTTGTAGATATCTATGGACAAGCGGGCAGTGTTACTATTTCTG AAACAGGTGAAGGCGTTGATTCAGCGTCGGCAAATGGCAGGGTAAAAAGTGAAATAAGTGGTACGGACCCGAATGCTATCATGTTCGCCATGAGAGAAACAGTGGAACTCTTGGCGAAAGGTAGTGAAGTTGACATTTTGATAGCCGTGCAGAAAGTGTGTAAAACTATAATGGCACCGTTCGACAGGACGAGTGATGAGAGACTGCGTCAGCGTTTTGGCGATCATTTAGCAAGTCTCGGAGGAGGCCACGAGCTTACAAAGTTGCTGCAACGTCTTCAACGAATGGGAGATAGAAACCCGAGTGAGCAGACTTGGCTTGGCATAACCGTATTGAGAAACATATGCTGGAATTACTCTGACAGTAGCCTGAAACTATGCAAGCAGTTCGGACAGTCAGGGCTTCTGGAGCTCATGCTGAAAGACATTGATAGGTTCGGACCAACAAAAGTGACAAATGAG AAGAGACGAGATCTCGTGAGGTCGGCACTTGGCGTGCTGCACAACTGCGCCAAGGCCACCGAGAACAAGCAAGTGTATCTTGATATACGCGTCATCGAAAGGATAGCTCCGTTTATGAAGTCAAAGGACTTAACATTGGCTATGATCGCAATGCTGACGCTGTCCTACGTTATTGACGACCACAAAATCGGTCTTTTGGCAGCAGATGAAAAGATGATCGCTCACACTCTTGGAGTGTTACAGACGACACTGGACGACCCAAGGCTAAAAGGCACTCTTGAAGATAGTGTATTTTCAGCACTTGAAATCACGACGGGACTGGGtaatattgcagtgaatgacACCAACAAAGATTTGATCGTGAAACTAGGTGGAGTACCGCTACTAGTTGACCTTTTGAAGAAGGATCGACCTGACGTGCAGGAGTCGGCAGCTAATGCCATATGGACTTTGGCACAAGCAGAAGGACACAGAGGAAATATAACTTCCATACCGGGTGCTATCTCAACATTGACGTCACTGTGCCGGAGTACAAATACGGCTGTGAAAGAAGCGGCGGAGAGAGCATTGATCAGAATTAAATCCAGCAGCCGAGGTCAACAAGTTCTTG taggTGGCAGACCAACCTCTGCCTCAAGAGGACATTGCAGTTACAGAGAGCTATGCGGAAGATTCAAGAAATCATTGGAATTACAGG AGGTATTTTTCGAGCCGAAATTCGACATGTGCTACTGCACGAGCTGTCATAACGATAGAGGTGACAAGCTTTACTATGCTAGAGGACAACCCGCCAAAGATTACGGGGTTCCATTTGGATGGTGCCGTTTTGCTCTTAA GACACCTCCGAAAGCATCGGCATTAGATGTATTCAAAAAGTGGCATGTGGCTTTCCACGGCACCAGACTGGAATCGGTTAAACCAATTCTCGAAACCGGAGAGTTTTTGATGCCAG GTGATGTTCGCATGGGAGGGGCAAAACTCAGTGAGTGTGATGGCCACTTCTCGGACGATAACAAACCCCAAGGTTTCGACACCAAACAGATATTCCTTTCTCCCAGCATACGGTATTCTGGATGTGACGTGTATGCACCTACAACCAA